The DNA segment tccactttggTTTCAACTTAATCAGACAGTTGGAACCAAGATGATATGGGTAGCAGTCATTGGGGATTGGttcaatcttatttttaaatggtaagccttctgttttctttcattttttgtaaatCTTATTCTTAAATTTGTAGCTTTGGCTTAAAGATCACATTTCAGATGTGTGTAGTTTCTACTTAGAAAATCTTTCAAACATGCCAATTGACTTGAAACACCTATTCATAAATAGAACTTACGAAAAGCATAGAAACGTATACTTGATCTGACTTATAAGTAAATTCCAAACCCTGTAACACATATGTTGTGATTAAACAAGAGGTTAGTTAAATGAGCAGCACCATAATGAACAGATTGATAATTCCAGGGACCACCCAGTCTAAGAATCCAAAGCACCCACAGAAGTTTCCTTACAAGGAAAAAAGTCCCCGTTTTTACTGGAAACTAGGATACCAAAGCTCCAAATGACTGTCATCCTCTGTAATAAGAGACAGACCAGAACCCAGTCTCTTAATCATGAACtttccccatcaaccctctgctTGAGTCATTTTTATAGGAGAGAATAACTAATCTCCGGTTAAGCAATAGTTGTGTgtttaaatatgtatgcatatttttatttctttaaatacaggaTATTGTTCGGTCATCGGCCTTACTGGTGGGTCCAAGAAACTCAGATTTATCCAAATCATTCAAGTTCATGCCTCGAACAGTTCCCCACTACATGTGAAACAGGTCCAGGTAAGCAATTATAGCAGCCTCAAGTTACTAAAGATATTCCAACAGAGAGTCATTATGTATGATTATTATCTAATAACTATATGATATTATATAGGgtattaaagaaaatgtcatgAGTAAGGATACTAAAAGTTCATAAGCATAACAATTGCTAATGAAAAGGAAAGCTTTGTGAAcaatcattttgttatttgtaaaagGGTAAGTTGGGAGACTACTTTCTAAATGATCTTATATTTGGCATTTATTTCTGGGAAGAATGTAATggttttattctaaaaaaaacaaaaaagttagcTAGAAGAAATTACCAAAGAACTAtattaaaattctagaaatgttGACTTGTCTGTTGCTGAGCAACTTTCAAAGTTATTATGGATCTTTTGAGAATCTCATGAATGAGGTAAGGACTTCCTGGTTTTACTACTGCCAGTAGAGATTATTTCTAATCatagacttttttctttcaaatttctttttttctcttgtatatatagaatataaatagaCTTCTTGGGCCACTTCCTTTTATAAGTAAGATTCTGTATGagtgtaaaatatttactatgaaaATTGAGTTTAAGTtttgaaaaggtttttaaaatatatattaaggtAAAATTACATGTTGTGTTAATTTATAAGAATGTGTGACATACCTTACCACAGTTTGTTACATAGCataaaattctttccatttgaCATCCTGAAACTCATGCTGAATATAGTCAATGTGTAAGTTCCTAATGAGTTCTCTGAATATCTTCTTTCTTGCTCCCATAAAAGTACACATCcatctgttatattatttatcaCACTGTACTGTAATTAATTTGGCTCCTCCAATAGGCTATGCATTCCGTCAGGACAGAaatgatgtatattttttctttgtgaaaccAACattggatggacggatggatggatggacagacggacggatggatggataacCTTTGAGACAATTGAAATGCTACTTTGGTTTATCCCAGAATTTCCCAGTGTGTGTTCTATCTCATAaaacattttctggaaaagaaaaggaatagtgCATTCTATATTCACTCCCTAAAGATTTACAGCTCATGTAAGAGTGTAAAAGGCTCTGAAAAATCCGGTATAAGATGTAGCTTTGAAAGAAGTAGATCTATAAGAAATAGattgtcttttttaatgtagtgGTTTTCAAAGAGGTGTGTTTAATCTGAATAAATCTCCACTTGGTAAAAACTCATGGTGAACATCAAAGtaaagtgatcttttaaaaaaatcaagcagcATGGGAAAGACATTCTGGGAGCAAAAAGGCTGCCAGGCTTCATGTGTCAAGACTGATGCCCTTTACGGCTTCCCTGGTCCATTTCATGACAAAGACACCTTTTGCAGTGGCCAGACACAAGATAGGCACTGAGGTATCTGCTAGTTTATAGCAGTTAATTGTAAGTCAGTTGGTAAACCAGAACATAGTAATGATACCCTTCAGATGTTTTGACTTTTCAGCCCAAGGAAAATAAATGGATTCCAGATCCAACACAAGTACTTTAATTTtctcaacaattaaaaacaactaGCCATGAAAAATAAGCAGGGATGTGGCAGATTTGGGTGTAACAGCTCAAGTTCTTAATTAGCCTTGAACATTTTGATTTCTAGAATTTGATGAActtgaaaaatctgaaaaaaaattcttgaaatagTGTTTTGAGGCTCAATTTGACtcaacttcttttatttctaccTATCCTAAACATTACATATagcctgtgggtttttttttttcctgagttgtttgTAACTTTCATGGCTAATATGCTATTCTGTGGTCTACTTCTAATACTGATACGCTATTAACCACCTTTCAAATGGATCAGCACTTTGTTGTTGCAGGAAGTCCATCTGGCCATGCAATGGGCTCATCATGTGTCTGGTATGTCATGGTAACAGCTGCCCTGAGCCACACTGTCAGTCGGATGGATAAGTCGTCTACCACTCTGCACAGGTCAGCTTTGCTCCAGTGTCTGTACCACTGGAATGTGAATACAGaaattcttgaatacagaaagactttttaaaacatttcctttggCATATTTTTAGTTGTTGAAATGTGCTTATCCTATTTTATCATAGCCAAAATAGCAAAATGAATAGAAAGTTAATATTTTGCTTTAAGGTAATCTACTCTTTGGCTCAGAGCTATTGCCACATTGGTTGGAAATGTTTAATTGACTAATGGCTTGCTGGAAGTGCCTTTGGGTTTCCATAATACATTATCACTTTAGTAGCTTGTAAATAAGCCATCTAAAATTATATAAGGAAGTATTTTTGCATGCACATTCCCTTGCTTTAAGATTAACAAGAAGTTTTGAGAATCATCATTCCCTTTGAATGTATCAGTTCAGAAAAATTACGTTTTCTTCTTTGAATAGCCAACATTTTTGACATCAATAACATATTCTAGCTTAAAATACTATTCaacctttttaattaaaaacattctaaAGGCAAACTTAAATT comes from the Acinonyx jubatus isolate Ajub_Pintada_27869175 chromosome C1, VMU_Ajub_asm_v1.0, whole genome shotgun sequence genome and includes:
- the G6PC2 gene encoding glucose-6-phosphatase 2 isoform X2, which codes for MDFLHRNGVLVIQHLQKDYRAYYNFLNFMSNVGDPRNIFSIYFPLWFQLNQTVGTKMIWVAVIGDWFNLIFKWILFGHRPYWWVQETQIYPNHSSSCLEQFPTTCETGPGSPSGHAMGSSCVWYVMVTAALSHTVSRMDKSSTTLHRHACGRGF